The window CTTTAGACAAATCTGTTGGGGTCTACAAATTTATCCTGTGCACTAACTGTCAATCACCAGTAGGACTGCCCATAGGACACATCTGCATACCAACACCAtggaaattaattaaaaaaaaaaatacaagttatactgaatcttttccatcAAAACCTATATATTATCGTGTTCAGCCTCTCCTATTCTACACCGTGACACCCACAGATTGTCCCTTTAAAGAAAAACTCCAGCAAAGAGATAAAAATTCACAAAATGACTAAgattaataaaataattatttgTTAGAGAGCGACATGAACATATTTATACTACACCTTCGAATGAATGTACTGTAATATTACTCCGTTCAAATCACACTATGGTGTGTTGGAGTTATACATTGGAAGGGTTTTACAATGCGTACTTCAGCCTACGGTGTTTCCCTATGGCTATAGATACAGTGGATCCCCAtggctgtatattatatatacacacactctgaacatatatacacatacacacacatacagtgctatGGCTATATACATATGATGTATGCCTTTGGATAGAGatgtagagatagatagatagatagatagagatatatatacacatatacacacatacatatatatatatatatatatatatatatatatatatatatatgtatgtgtatatatatatatatatatatatatatatatatatatatatatatatatatatatatatatatatatagttatatatacacatacatacatattatatatacacacatatatataattatatatattatgtgtgtgtgtgtgtatatatatatatatatatatatataatatatatatatacagggtggtcaaacagtaggtggacagtatgtgtaattgggttatgaagggggagatttagcaaacatggtgtaaagtgaaactgactcagttgcccttagcaaccaatcagattccacttttcattctacaGACTCTTTGGaagatgaaaggtggaatctggttGCTAAAGACAGCTGAGTCAGTGTCACAGATCCACCTACTTTTTGACCACACTGTATATGCTTACACCATacctatagtgtgtgtgtatataaatatgtatatataatgtgtatatatatatatatatatatatatatatatatatatatatatatatatatatatatatatatatataaatatgtatatataatgtgtatatatatatatatatatatatataaaaatatgtatatataatgtgtatatatatatatatatatatatatatatatatatatatatatatatatatatatatatatatatatatatatatatatatatatatacattacactctgaacatatatacatatacacacacatacagtgctatGGCTATATACATATGATGTATGCCTTTGGATAGAGatgtagagagatatatatatatatatatatatatatctatatctctctacatCTCTATCCAAAGGCATACATCATATGTATATAGCCatagcactgtatgtgtgtgtatatgtatatatgttcagagtgtattatatatatatatatatatatatatatatatatatatatatatatatatacatatacatatatatatataaaatgttcagagtgtaatatatatatatatatatatatatatatatatatatatatatatatatatatatatacacacacatatatacatatatatacacattatatatatatatatatatatatatatatatatatatatatatatatatatatatatatataccttatatatacatatttttatatatatatatatatatatatatatatatatatatatatatatatatatatatatatatatatatatatatatatatatatatatatatatatatatatatatatatgtgtatgtatgtatatatatatatatatatatatatatatatatatatatatatatatatacacacacacacacacacacacacatatatatatctatatatatgtgtatgtatatatatataatatatatatacctatatccatccatccatccatccatctatatatatatatatatatatatatatatatatacacacacacacacacacacacacacacacacacacacacacattacccatCTCGACCAATACACCTTGTAATTTTAAAAATGTAGAGTCATTTCTGATAGACATGAAGTGAAGTGATTGTAAGGTTACTAGCCCTGGTTCACTCAGATACCCACCTGCTCCACGGCAGGAACAAACTGTTTGGGGACATTTGTTCCTACAGTCCTGTCTTCGAATTCCACCTTTGTGTAATTTTCAGCTTCTAGCGGCTCGATAAAGCCACTGACTTTGCCGTACTGACCAGCCCCACCAGACTGCTTCTTATGAGTGAAATCAAACCTGAAAATGTAGAACAATTCATCACAAATGTGCAAAGCACTCAGAATTGTAAACGATAGatgcagaaatacattcaggcaggcTCTACCCCTTCCAATTGTAAACGATAGatgcagaaatacattcaggcaggcTCTACCCCTTCCAATTGTAAACGATAGatgcagaaatacattcaggcaggcTCTACCCCTTCCAATTGTAAACGATAGATGCAGAAATATATTCAGGCAGGCTCTACCCCTTCCTCGCGGTGCTTGAATCAGAGGATGGACTCCAGATATAATGAATTGTCAAAGATCAGCACTCacctttgtcttttttttttttcatttttttcaactcATCATATACAGTAGTGATGCTGTATATCCACAGATTGAGAAAGATCTATGGATTAGATCCATACGTGTCACTTTTGTAAatgatttgaaaaaaataaattaagatAAAAAAACAAGACGAAGGTGAGTGCCGATCTTTGACAATTTATTATAAAAGACAAAGCTGTAGGCTACAGAAAACATATGCCTCTATTACAGCTGCATTCACAACTTCAGAGCTGAAATTATACATTATTGTTTGTTGGTTCAATGGCTGCACACAACTTGCTGTAGTGATTTGCCTTCTGTACTAATCTCTGAAAAAGTTAAAATTATTAATAAATTTCCCTATCATCTATAATTTTATGCTTAGTTCCCGCGTCAGATTACACCTCACCGGAGAAATCGCTGAAGAATACTGTGTTATTTCAGATCTGTGCACTATGTAAGTAGGGATCGAGAGAAGTAAACCTGCATTCACATGTTAGTAGACATGCCATCTGTAATTGCTCACTCCTCTGTATACACTGGTCTCGGAGGTCAGAGTTTGGCTCCCTCCCTTCCTGTGATGTCAGGCCGGAGCTCCCGGATTGCAGCTTCCTATATTACTGCTGTACTTCAGTTTTGCAATCTCATTTATTACATAGTGGAGAACAGACGTTACAGCGTGCATTGTGTGCTGCTTGTGAGCTAGGAAGGACGAATCATGGAAACTATTAATCCCTCCTTTTATCCGGCCTCCAGAGCCACAGGAGTGGCTATCAGCTACATTAACTGCAGACTAGGGGGGCCACACCGAGTTTTTGAACAAGAGAAGGTGACGAAGGCCTGCAAGGAGGTAAGAATGGAATTCAGGCATGAAGTATGAGCGCATACGGAGGCTTATCTGTAAATATGGGCGCGTCAGATAAAccctagcaagtgtgaacaggttatTTAGCTTTTAGCTGTTCTACCTCTAAAATTTAGAAAAATAATCTAACTGCTATATTCCCTTTTTTAACAGAATAttgcaggagtgggtaataaatattaCCTGGAATTCAGTATAAAAGATGCCCTGAATAAGGTGAGTGCTTATCAATCTAATGGAACTGAACAACAAATAGTTAACAGTGTTCAATACATATGGCACCACCAACATACATATGCCACCATCTGATTGTACACTGTTAACCTCAACAAAAATAGGAATAAATAGCCTCCAAAAATGTTAACTATTACTTACAGCAAGTAAGtaataatttttggaggatatttattcctctttttgttgctatatatattagtgtagggacctacaagcatgaggttcccgtgacgagggttgtaggcttctgttTTATGACcagaataccaactaaaacctcattttttgtacaggatataaaaaggcccctttctgttaggccttgcatattagagttctggtccctgtatggtgcacagatggggtacggcttggcagcccgcctgatctaatagtaatagtataggcgtcacctaataggctgcgggcttgtgactgtgcatctgcatgtgtgaacagcgctctatgtaaGCCATCAGTgtacagttttatcatctagcaatcgccccctccattccatggaagtgtgtgtgtgtgatttgctcctcctgcacctgtgatgcctccacttagtgggggcttagctgtatcctgctagagtactagtttttggcctgggcgatgtacaactgcagcccatctttgctgtaaattATACTGTTAACCTAGTCAGCTAAAACTGAAATGCATGACTGCAAACATGTAAATGTCTAGCAGTTCTGGCTAGAAGACTAGGTGACAGGGCATGCAGCACGCTGAAGACCACCGGAATACGGGGGCAATCTGCTTTATTAGTGGCACAGTAAGTGCGGAACCCTGCTCCATGAGGTCTGATTCCACCTTTAGGTGTTGACAGTATTCAAAATTGGTTTCAGGGTCGTAAAACTGCAGTCTAATTAAAGGCGGTGTCCATTTTCTCTTAAATGGGAGCAGTTGATTAACAGGAATGGTTACATGCTCCTTCGTCAGAagagctgtgcagtctgacagagcAGGAGAACCTTATATATCAGTAAGTGCAAACAAATCAGTTGCCCAACACAGGTAAAGAtaaagtggaccacccctttaaaatctTGATTGTAGTGGaaagaatacagtggaaccttggtttacgagaacaatctgttctgggagtgtgcttgttatccaagttactcgtctagcaaagcaaaatttcccataggaaataatggaagctcagacaattccttccacaacttgttcaatgtcccaccctggtcccctattgtgccattccacacacgcacacatattatgctcaccttaccttccgttccctcaccggcCACCTGCTTCTCGAAGTTCGCAGGTACagaatgtgtatcaggtaaccatcgtgaccgataccagagcttccgctgccagagtgctgaaaCCAAAggaaggagccgcttgcctctgattggctagcgcgctgcctttgagtagcggctgacagcggaagttcctcaatccgctggcgagggaacggaaggtaagataagcataataggtgtgtgtgtgtgtgtgtgtgtgtgtgtgtgtgtgtgtgtgtgtgtgtgcgcgcgcgcgcgagtgagtttgtgggcatatttgtgcagactgcaagagcgggtcagagcgcagtgaaagtatggaaccggaagtgtgtgcggtgagtatttgctcgtacagcaatgcttgctcgtaaactgagttacaaatttacagcaaacttTGCTCATATAGGGAAATACTCGCACTCCAagttacttgtaaaccgaggttccactgtatatgcaaGTCATCATTATTGGTCACTTTCTCCCCAGCAAGAAGCCATAAAATGCACTGCGGAGGTCCTGTACCCCACAAATCAGCAAACTGCTCCTACTGTGACGTACACACTCCAGACGGAGCCGCACAACTGCACGGCAGCTGAGGACACAGCGTTCTACAGCAAAATACGGAGCCGCTCTGAGCCGCTCGAAGCAGAGGACATCCCAGGTAATGTCTGCAGGTTACTAGCTGGTATAACAGTCAAGATAGACCTCTGACGTCTCCTCATTACTTCATATTGCAGATAGCTTTGGCTATATAGCGCCCGATATGGAGCCCGTCTGGCACCTGTCACTGGCTTCTGCTGATTTTGTCAAGTGGCAAAACTCCACAGAAGAAACATTCTACAGGGCGGTCGTCATTAAAAAGGTTATGCAGGTGGTAAGTCCAACAAATAcatcattatttttttctattgattGAGAGGATAAAGGTTCACGCTCTAGAACAGACTCACAGCTCTACTACCTAACTCTAGAGCCTATTTtgtactgtctattgctggctgcaggatGAGTTAACTACCGTAAAtacccatcagtgagctcattcccaTAAGGCGTTTGTTACACTTTTTCCTGTCTTTTTGTGAACTGCTCTGTGCGGGTTTTTAACCTATAGTCGAGAATAGAGATCAGCTGAACTTTGTGACTTTTATCTGTCTTTCTGAGCTTTTCTCAGTTAATTTAAGACCACAAAGTCTCTCAGAAGAGTATTACTGACCGATTCTTACATTTATAAATAATTTTGTGTGTATAGTACTGTGCAACAGTTTTAGGCAGATGTAGTAAAAATGCTGCGAAGTAAGAATGCTTTCATAAATAGAAGTGATAATAGTGCTTTTGtagcaattaacaaaatgcaaagacaTTAAATGAACAAAAGACATTAAACCAAATCAATATTTGATGTTGAAACAGCATCAAAGCATTCATTCTCCTGGGGACATTTGCACAGgttttgaaggaacttggcagcGAGGTTCTTCCAAACATCTTAAAGAACTAACTACAGATCTTCGGTAGATGAAGAGTTGCATAAATCCTTCTGTCTCTCTATGTAACCCCACACAGACTCGATGATAATGAAATCAGGACTTTATAGAAGGTCATATCCTCACTTTCGGGACTCTGTATTTTTTACGCTGGAGATATTTTACTGACATTGGCTATATGTATTggattgtcctgctgcataatagCTACCTGAATGTATTGCATGACTGATCAGTTTCTGCCTATATTTCTCAGTATTGAGGACACCAATAGTCTTGAACAAATGACCAACTTAATTTGTTGAAATGCAACCAGAGACTTGCAGGaatctccaccatgcttcactgttgccttAAAAAGACTCATTGTACTGCTCTCCAGCCTCAACAAACTGCCTTCTGTTACAGCCAGATATTTCCCATTTGACTCCTCAGTCCAGAGCACCTTCACTGCTGCTGCTTTTCTGCCCCACAGTTCCTTTCTTCAGGCACAGTTGAGTCGGTTGGTTTGCTTCCATGTTGAATGTATAGCTTATGGGCTGTAATTTCTCTCCCATTTCTGACCAGACGTCTCCGACCAGTAGATGGGTGTAGCTTGGTCTCCCTGGTTGCTGCCTGTTCTGAGCAGATGCCACTGCCGGATATCTTCCAATTTCAAAGAGTATTAAACACTGTCTCACCAGTTGCCCAAAGTTTCCTTGGCTGATCATTGTGTCTATGGTTTCAACGCTTATAAATACAGGCAGATTCTGATCCATCATGAAATCTTATCATGGAGGCATATTTTCGGCTCCTGATTTATACTGcagtagcaggacaatgaccccaaacatacagccaatgtcgttAAGAGCCATATTCTGAGTAGAAAAGAACAAGGAATCCTGGAAGCAGACTCTGATGTTTTGCACAAAACCCCCACcataaaaattaattttttttcttatttagatAATGAATTATAATCTTGATTTTGTAAGCGTGCTTAGTAAATTTGATGGGCTGTGTTCTTCTACTATCATCTGTGCCAGAAAATGGTGTAAACTATATAAGGTGTTAATAGGACTAGGGACACAAGAACACATGGGATGTAGGTTACTGTCAAGCAAACGGATATTACATTTGCTGCAGTTTATGGAGGGCATGGAGCAGAGTTGAGAAGCTAAAGGGGACCAAATAGAGAAGGGGGCTAATCCTTATCTGCTCTTCAGCATAGGATAGACTACACAAAAAACAAAGAGCTGGATGCAGGAAGCGAGGAATACATGGGTCACTGATAACACTGAAGCACTGAGCAACAGTGAGGCAGAGATTTTACGGAGCGGGAGCCACTACAGGACTTCTCTGCTGCTCTGCCTGTAGCTCAATAGGCTTCGGACCTGTGCACTGGCTGTTAGGGAATGGGATCTGTGACTATGCGACCCACAACGCGCCTCAAGACACTTCTATCCTGGGTCCCCGATGAACACCTTGTCCTCCGCTGATCTTCCTGCACAGCTCCTGCTGAGATCACAGCTGTTCTGCCCAATCCAAGTACTCAGCagccctcctcttcccccccacaGTGGCTCCTACACCAATGATAAACAGTGCTGCCGACAGCAGATGAGGCTGAGTAATCACTCAGCCCTACCTGGAAATAATGATAGGGCCCCACAGAGGCCTGATCTCAACATAATCAAGCCTGCCTGGGatgacatgaagagacagaagggtcTGCACAATCCTAATACACAGAAGAGCTGTCCTTGGATTTCCAAGATGCCGTGTGTCAGTGTACCTGGAATTGATGATTTGATGTTACTTTGGAGGCAAATGCCGGTCACACCACAAATTTCTCTTtgattcattcactttgcattttgttagttgataaaaaaaaacaagaaaaaaaccaaaacagttaTTCTATTTTTGAAAACATTCTTAACTTGCGGAATTTTTTCAATACCGTCCTAAACCGGttgtacagtacatatatatatatatatatatacatatatatacatatatatatatatatatatatatatatatatatatatatatatatatatatatatatatatatatatatatacacacacagacacacacacacagtatgtatgtatgtgtgtgtatgccagAGTCCATCACGTGCACAGTGTCCGTGTGCGAGTCCAGACAGCGCCATCACTGGGAAGCAAGCACTGTCACTCACACACAAAAAAAGATACTAAACCATGGGGTGTAATGGAGCACTGAACACTTGGCCACGCCATGGGGGCACAAAGCGATTGCATGCCAACTAAAATGTATTGTTCACTGGCACCAGTGACAGGTGCAGTGCTAGTGTGATTTCCATAAGGGCCAATTACACCATTAATTAATAGTTAATTTAAATATTAGGTTTGGGGTGACCTACACCATTTACCTAATTCATAAGACATCAATGGGGATGAGGGAGATTCATTGAATGACTGAACGCGCTGTGGTCACGGGGCTTTGCAGGCTGCCTTTATTCTGTGATTTTGTCAACCTTCAAATGCACATTTTAAAGGGTTTCCGGGGAGGCTATAAAAATGAGATGCCCAGTGCGGCTCCTGTAATTCACTGTGACGCTGGAGCTGCTCCTTTCTGCTCCCCCTCCCCCCTGGGACGTTACATTACACATCAGGGGCGTGGCCTGCTCCAGGCTGTTGATACCATTCAGCCCCTGACAATAGCTGTCTGCCTGCAGGCTGAGATCAGGAGGGTGGCCACGTACCCACCACGCCCCCTGCAGGCTGAGATCAGGAGGGTGGCCACGTACCCATCACGCCCTCCGCAGGCTGAGATCAGGAGGGTGGCCACGTGCTCACCACACGCCCTGCAGGCTGGGATCAGGAGGGAGGCCACATACCCATCACGCCCCCTGCAGGCTGAGATCGGGAGGGTGGCCACGTACTCACCACGCGCCCTGAGATCAGAAGGATGGCCACGTACCTACCACGCCCCCTGGAGGCTGAGATCAGGAGGATGGCCACGTACCCACCACGCCCCCTGCAGGCTGAGATCAAGAGGGTGGCCACATACCCACCACGCCCCCTGCAGACTGAGATCAAGAGGGTGGCCACGTACCCATCACGCCCCCTGCAGGCTGAGATCAGGAGGGTGGCCACGTACCCATCACGCCCCCTGCAGGCTGAGATCAGGAGAGTGGCCACGTACCCATCACGCCCCCTGCTCACAAACAGAACGGAAGCAGATATTATCAGGGGGCTGAATGTTACCAGCATCCTGGATCAGACCATGCCCCTAATGTGTAATGTAACGTCCCATGAGGGAAGGTGGAGCAGGAAGGAGCAGCTCCAGCATCAAACTGAATTACAGGAACCGCATTGGGCAACTCATTATTATAGTCTTCCTGGAGTACCCCTTTAATTCTCATGCAAGATACATTGGCAtgcaataattaaagggaatctgtcgccaggtttttgttacctcatctgagagcggcataatgtAAATGGCAGAAacccttattccagcgatgtgtaaCTTGCTAGTCTGCTTGCAGTCACTTTGATACAATCACTGTCTTAACtggtgcagatctagcagttctctgaatgctgagctctatataaccccgaAGTAGACGTTATGGCAGATTAGTGACCATCATAGTGTGCTCCATATCATAGGCTGGTAATCTAGATATTAATGACAACATAGCTCTAACACAATGGTTAATCTCTACAGAAGAGGGACGATGACGCCCTGGAATTCCAGTACAATATGCTGATCCACCAGATGGTGACACAGGTAAATGTGTACAGTATCTAACAAATGTGATGATAGATATTCATCTATACAAGTTAGTATGATAATTACAGCTGCAATCGAATAACTCATCCCCCATTAGAAATTAGGTGTATGTGCTACATTTACGGTAATAAATCAAACAAAAACTAATTAAAATACTTCACAAAACTAATATAACACGTGATTTCCCCAAATTCACTGTTGTCCATTTTAATGACGACTGCAGTCTCAAGATTATTCGACCCCTTCGTGACCTAGTACATAGTAGTGCAcctttggctgttatgacctgctgcaaacGTAATACAGAGACGAAAGATATCAGCTTTTTTGAGTCCTGAATGAATGAATGGACCCGTGAAAGTTCGGCTTCGGCACGTTCAACCGGACttaagataaagttcagttctgcaccaggacttgacccaaacttcattggaagtcactgattgggcaaatCAGGTCTGCACCCACATCCAACCATTcaaaaacagatcacttccggaggcCGGGCTTTTTCCATAATTaaatttttttggtgcacactacatctgatcatgctgttaccCGCAGTGTGAGCCgttaaaacactgcaagcggcgcgcagtgagcgtacccgagcacagcgatggttTTGCATATGTAAAGATGTGATGGTATGACCACTGTAAAGTTCGGGTTGgttcatctctagtcctgaggaATCTTAGCCTATGTTTTAGCTCACTAACATTCTTGGGTTGTCAACAGAGTTGTCCAAAAAGTTAAGAGAAGGGATCATTAGATAAGAATATAAAAAATTGCAAACACAGTGAATATTCCTAGAGACACAGAGTTAGTTCACAAGATCACAAAGAAGGATCAGTGGCTACACTACGTGGATGTAGCAGGAAGAGGAAGCCATCATGGCTCCAACACAATTAATGAACATGCTGAAAGTCAAAAACCCTCATGGGACTGCAAAAGACCTGCAGTAATATTTGGTAGCAGCCGGCACAGATGTTTTAGTTTGCACAGTAAGTAAAGTACTAAACGCTGAATATCTCCATGCTTTACTCCAAAAACGTACATCTCTACTAAATCAAAAGCACAAGAAAAGTGATTCCTTCCAACAAGCAAAAACACATACATAAGAAGAAGCCACAGACGTTTTCAGATTCTGTTCTTAAACCAACACCCAGTGAAGCATGACGGTGGCTTGGTGATGCTGGAGGCCATTCGGATGAGCTTTAGGTTAAAATCCTCAGGAAAGTTAC is drawn from Anomaloglossus baeobatrachus isolate aAnoBae1 chromosome 3, aAnoBae1.hap1, whole genome shotgun sequence and contains these coding sequences:
- the LXN gene encoding latexin is translated as METINPSFYPASRATGVAISYINCRLGGPHRVFEQEKVTKACKENIAGVGNKYYLEFSIKDALNKQEAIKCTAEVLYPTNQQTAPTVTYTLQTEPHNCTAAEDTAFYSKIRSRSEPLEAEDIPDSFGYIAPDMEPVWHLSLASADFVKWQNSTEETFYRAVVIKKVMQVKRDDDALEFQYNMLIHQMVTQEMEPWSIQCLWDPTEGLRIKNQQRMPKTNPYENSF